The following proteins come from a genomic window of Polaribacter dokdonensis:
- a CDS encoding isoaspartyl peptidase/L-asparaginase family protein, which produces MKKFKLLITFLMLTVGCTTTTENSETDNKSTIIANQQEKINDFAIIIHGGAGTILKKNMSDEKEAEYKSKLEEAIKVGHAILKNGGTSQEAVMKTIQVMEESPLFNAGKGAVFTNSGTNELDASFMDGKTLNAGAVAGVTDVKSPIELAIKVMTDSEHVMLSGAGASIFAKEKGLEIVDPSYFYTERRFKSLERIKEREKTELDHDDKTAAFYDADIKNAKFGTVGCVALDKDGNIAAGTSTGGMTNKRWGRIGDAPIIGSGTYANNLTCGVSSTGWGEYFIRSQVAYDISAQMEYQQKTLKQATQDVIQNKLTKLGGTGGVVALDKNGYMSFEFNTAGMYRASMNDKGDLVIKIYKE; this is translated from the coding sequence ATGAAAAAATTTAAGCTTTTAATTACTTTTTTAATGCTAACTGTAGGTTGTACTACAACTACTGAAAATTCAGAAACTGATAATAAATCAACTATAATAGCCAATCAACAAGAAAAAATTAATGATTTTGCAATTATAATTCATGGAGGTGCAGGAACTATTTTAAAGAAAAATATGTCTGATGAAAAAGAGGCTGAGTATAAATCTAAATTAGAAGAGGCAATTAAAGTTGGTCATGCAATTTTAAAAAATGGAGGAACAAGCCAAGAAGCAGTAATGAAAACAATTCAAGTAATGGAGGAATCACCATTATTTAATGCTGGTAAAGGTGCTGTATTTACCAATTCTGGAACCAATGAATTAGATGCTTCTTTTATGGATGGTAAAACATTAAATGCAGGTGCTGTTGCAGGTGTTACAGATGTAAAAAGTCCTATTGAATTAGCTATTAAAGTTATGACAGATTCAGAACATGTAATGCTTTCTGGTGCAGGAGCAAGTATTTTTGCAAAAGAAAAAGGATTGGAGATTGTTGACCCTAGCTATTTTTATACAGAAAGAAGGTTTAAATCTTTAGAAAGAATTAAAGAAAGAGAAAAAACAGAATTAGATCATGATGATAAGACAGCAGCTTTTTATGATGCTGATATAAAAAATGCGAAGTTTGGTACAGTTGGTTGTGTAGCTTTAGATAAAGATGGTAATATAGCTGCAGGTACTTCTACAGGAGGCATGACCAATAAAAGATGGGGTAGAATTGGTGATGCTCCAATTATTGGGTCAGGTACTTATGCAAACAACTTAACCTGTGGAGTTTCCTCTACAGGTTGGGGTGAATATTTTATAAGAAGCCAAGTAGCTTACGATATTTCTGCTCAGATGGAATATCAACAAAAAACCTTAAAACAAGCCACACAAGATGTAATTCAAAATAAATTAACCAAACTTGGTGGTACAGGAGGTGTTGTTGCTCTAGACAAAAACGGTTACATGTCTTTTGAGTTTAATACAGCAGGTATGTATAGAGCATCAATGAACGATAAAGGTGATTTGGTAATTAAAATCTATAAAGAATAG